The DNA window TACATAGTGTAATATATAAGGGAATCTCTTGGGACACACCGATGGTAGCTCAAGTGGTAGTAACCTTGAACTAAGAGAAGCTGAGGTCTCAAGCTTGAATCCCACTAAAAACACCTTGATTGAAGTGGGGTTCATGATGGTGTGATACTATGCTAGCCTCAGCTTGGAATAAACCCAAGTCTCAATAATAAAAGCAAAAAGCAAAAGAAAAAGGGAATCTCTTGGGATAGAGTTACTAAATAAGAAGAATGGgcgttttaaaaataatgacttTCTCGAATTCTAGTTATGCTACTGACAAGGACAAAAGGTTTGTGTCTTGATCTCATGTGAGAGGCAATGTGGTCACTTAGAAGACTAAGAATCAAAGAACATTGCTATTTCAAGGGTAGAAGTTGAGTACTGTTCCATGGCTCAAACTATGTGTGAACTTGACATGGATAAAGAACCTATTAAGTGAGCTCAAATTTTCTTCCAAATGAATCAGTTATCATGCATTATGACAATCATACTGCTATGTATATTGGCAAAGAATCGAGTATATCATGAAGAACCAAGCATATAGAAATTTATTGTCATGTTCGTGATGCAGGGATAAGAAGATTCTAGTAACTTCAGATATCCCTTCATCCAATCATTTTATCTTTGGTTGTGAAAACACAtactttttattcttttgagAACAGGACCAGCAAACGCATACTTCAGTTTTCATATTTACGTCACAAGCTGGATTTATATAATCATTCTCATAATTCCATTACAGTTAGATTCATATttgttactttttttatttttgctatGGATTCACATTTGTTATTCATTATATAGAATTTTATAGTTAATGAGAAATTAAGTATatcattaaattttacaaagtgTAGGTTATTTTGGGAAGAAAATGAGGTCAGATGTCAAAGGAActgatttatattttattgattcaaCATATAGCTTGAGCCTTGAAGCATTATGAATGACAACCAAATGTTTTATGTATTTAACTATTCATTATCTGCAGCCTGATTCATGCTTATGCAGTAGGTAGAGACATGGAAGAAGCATTAGCTTGTGTTAGAAAAATGAAGCAAGAAGGAATTGAAATGACATTGGTCACTCATAATATCCTCGTTGGAGGATTTGCAAGAATTGGCAATATCCAGTAAGTAAAATGTTCTTCATCTTCCACTTGGTTAGTACTTCAGTTCACTTTGAAGCTTTCTGTTATATAGTACTGCTCCTTGTCATTTACTTCATTTTCATGTCcatttcatttgatttataaCTCTCATGACTTTGTTTCTGTCAATTGTATTCTATTAAACTGCACTTGTGTGCTACAAAAAATTATCTGCACCTTCATCTGGTTTTTGCATTATCATTTAAAGTAAGTGCATGAAAACTTGAAATAACATGTCAACACAATAGGAGATGCACTTTTGAGTGAGCCATTAtttctcaatttatttattctgTTATAAACcctattattattgttattgaaaattgaatttcTTTTCAGGTAATTTTCTTGCAAATACTTTGTAAAGGTACATAGTAAGCAACAATTGAGAACACCATTGTTGTAAGAAACATACCTGTTTTTTGTAAGAAAACTCAAATCGCTtctgtttaatttttttcatgacCTATCAATCATGAACTCTTCTCTCAAGCATTTAATATTGGTCATGTTGCATAATGGCTAGTGGGCTGGATGTTCTGAAAAgtgaaatataatattatcattgTTTTGTGCAGGGCTGCAGAGCAGTGGTTTATGGAGGCAAAACAGAGACATACACCATTGAATTCAAACATTTATGGAAGTATAATTTATGCCCATTGGTAAGTTCTTAATAGATTGTTTCCCCAACACTTTTCTCTTgctttgtgtttttttttctattctaaaatagattgaaaaaaaacaattatacgAAGCCGGTTTAAACAATCAAGCCAACTCCTCCATGTGCCTtcctttaaaataaatctcatCATCCCCCAAATCAGCATCCAAGACCATCCAAAAAATTGTCACATAGCACAGCAATGATCATTTATCTATCATTCCCATGTTTCATTAGGATCACTGTTCAGGATTGATTTGATACAAACTTTCATAATTTTATCTATCTGACCTTTACCTTTTCTTTTGGAAACCACATTAATCTTGCAAACAGATTTAGGACGAATCTTTGTCAAAATGAGCGTCAATACTCAAACTTTGCATTCCCCTCTCATATTTGGTCTTGCCTTCTTTAATCTCTTCACGATCTTGAACATTCATCCACATCTCGACTTCACCTTGCATAACTTCAGCCGCCTTTAGAGGAAGTTACTGCCATGCtttgttttttacttatattatcaAGTTTTCCTCCCTTCTAAACAGCCAAAACTGTAACATGGATCTAGCTGAAGCCTTGGTGCGGGAGATGGAAGAAGAAGGTATTGACGCTCATATTGACATCTACCACACCATGATGGATGGCTACACGATGATAGGAGATGAAGACAAATGTCTAGTTGTTTTCAGTAGACTCAAGGTAGTTACTATTGACGAGATGATTTAGGGATCTCTAAAGTTGTTGGATTAAAGTGTtgacttaatttttctatttatgaCCTGTTTCATTCCCTTCTAATGGAAGTCTTATGATGCATCCACCTTTGTTGTTAACATGTGTGAAAGGTACAATACAATGCCATTTTCTTGTTTTCTCCATTTTATCTAATGCAGATAACTTTTGCAGGAATGCGGGTTTTCACCATCAGTCATTAGCTATGGATGTCTGATCAATCATTACACTAAGGTAGACGAGTATCATTTTTCTTTCCTTTACTCAGATTTTGCCGGTAGATAAAAAGGAATGGACCTCCGATGTTGTCGTTGCTACTAAATCCTGAATGTCATTTTTCAACACTTTTGCTGTCAGCCTTTTTAGAAAGTGGTATTTTATCACAATCACAATGACTTTTGAAAATTGCCAAAGTGAATTTTGAAAGTGATTTTCACTTTTAGCGGTAGGTTAGGATTTTCTGCTATAGAGGTCAAATTGGGTTATTTTCACCATAAAAAGTTCAAGGGAGATTCTCTTAATTAGTTGATGCATATATGTACACCTTCGAGAGTTCATGCATTTATTTGGTCTTTTCCCATGCACAAACATTAACTGCATCACTGCAACAATATCTGTAAGCCAACATAATCCCCTTTCATCAGTACATCATCGTTTCTAGTAGTTGCATATAatgctctttttttttttttttttaaattatatataatgcttTTATCGTATGCAATTTTTTGAGCTAGATCATGATATATAAAActctacatttgttatgtttattatctggatcatgatccaaaaaataatcgGTATACCAAAAATGAAACAAGAATCACACTATACAATCTGGATCATATACCAAATGAAATAAATCCACTTTGAATTTTAACTTTTGGTGATTTTTAAAAGgaaattgtgacaaaataccaGTTTCCAAATGAGCTCTGAATTCATTGTCCGGAAGGAGCAATACGATTCTTGCGTTTGTGActttataatattagtttttcatattttcatcaTATTTATGAATGAATTTTTCACCAGCTATCAATTTACATGCAATGTTGTCCTTGAAAGTGATATGGTACTGATTTTGGTTGAATACCATTTTTCAGATGGGAAAAGTTAACAAAGCCATTGAGATCAGCAAAGCGATGAAGTCAGCGGGTATAAAGCATAACTTGAAGACATACTCTATGTTGATCACTggatttataaatttgaaagacTGGGCCAATGCATTTGCGGTATTTGAAGATGTAATTAGAGATGGTCTTAAACCAGATACTGTACTTTACAATAACATCATTAGAGCATTTTGTTGGATGGGTAATATGGATCGTGCTATTCGTACTGTTGAGGAAATGGAAAGAGGGAGGCACAGGCCTACAACACGAACATTCATGCCCATCATACATGGCTTTTCTAGATCCGGACAAATTAAAAGAGCATTGGAGGTTTTCAACATGATGAGGAGGAGTGGATGCATTCCAAGTGTTCACACCTACAATGCTTTAATTCTAGGACTGGTTGAGAAACGACAGGTAAATTACATTCGTAACATGCTATTGAAGAATTAGACTTTCAATTACTTTACAAGGTTCATACTGTGAGAGGAGAATAATTTAGGTTGTGAAAATCAACATTAGtgatttttctaattttatagaGGCTTTTCAATGTAGTAACTTTTTTGCCAtcatttaattctaaaatactAGATTTAATTgtgagcctatttggaaactggTATGTAATTAGTCACAATCGCCTACAGAATCAAAATCTTATTGGAAAATTGCCAGAATATTaacaaaagttattttttattttttttgtttggtgtaatattgtttttttgcATATTATAGTGTGCTTATTTTTGCTCCATTTTAAAGATTAATTTCTGGATCATGATCCAATTCAGATTATTTTGTGATATTTAACTTCATTTAGTATACagattattttttagatcatGATGCAAATTATATTTCAGATTATTTTCACAAATGTAATAATTGTAGATTATTCTTGATCATGATCCAGATCATAAATGTGATAACATAATATGCCACTAGTATTtgcaaaaaaatgtttatttcatAGTCTGTTACTCTGTTATGACAATTCTTTCTTGTAGTCaatgttcttgaattggtttcCTAGTGTGACGTCTGTCTTACTTCTATATGGCTTCCTGTTCTTCAATCTCACTACTTTCAGTTTTATTTTGTTAGAGAAATTTTCTATTCACACTGCTCCTTGCAGATGGAAAAGGCTGTCAAAATATTAGATGAGATGTCACTTGCGGGAATAGCTCCAGATGGACATACATATACCACCATCATGCATGGCTATGCATCTCTTGGTGATGTTGGAAAAGCTTTTGAGTATTTTACAAAAGTAAAAAACGACGGACTGGACCTTGATGTGTATACCTACGAGGCATTGCTTAAGGCATGCTGTAAAGCAGGCAGGATGCAAAGCGCTTTGGCAGTTACAAAGGAAATGAGTTCACAGAGAATACCAAGAAACACGTTtatctataacattttaattgatggGTATGTTCTTTATTTCTGGTTAAGAGGTATTATAAGTCAGGGCTATCTGATCATCGATTTGAATATCCTGTATAAGATTGAGTCCAGAATTGGATACTTTTGGATTCTTCTATTTATGATTCTAGTCTTTGTGGTTGGTTATATATAGGTGGGCAAGAAGAGGTGATGTTTGGGAGGCTAGTGATCTGATGCAACAAATGAAACAAGAAGGGGTTCAACCAGACGTTCATACTTACACATCTATGATAAATGCTTGTTGCAAAGCTGGCGATATGTTGGTAGGCCTTTTTATTTGCCAAAAATTACATGAATGCCTAAAAAAGGGCAAATATGTGTATAAACTACTTTAACTCGTgcaaaaatatacattaatggaaagaagaaggatgagTATTTTTGCacaatttaaataagttttatggTATATTTTCCATTTTAGGCGTTCATGtacatatttacatattttttcctACAAATAACTTTAGTTATTGTTTTGTAATGGATTTGATTTGGTGATAGATTAGATATTTGTAAGTAATCTGATTATTTAGATAGAATGATGAAAATatctttttagttttatatacaaAGAATAAAAGAAAGTATTTTAGCCTATGATTTGGTGGGGgagaataatttgaatttataggACATTGTATTATTTGGATAATTGGATTATATCCAATTAATGAAACACCAAACAAGCCCTAATGTATGTCAGCATTTCATTTTAGTGTAAGTAGAATTTGAGATATTGGTTCCAAATCAAGCCAGATCTACATGTCATGATCAGCTTTGAATCATAGAATGtctgattatttgaaaatagattcaTTTTGTTTGTCTCTATCATCTTGGCAGAGAGCAACCGAAGTGATTGCCGAAATGGAAGCTTTTGGAGTGACGCCAAATGTGAAAACCTACACAACTCTAATACATGGGTGGGCCAGGGCATCTCTTCCGGAGAAAGCTTTGAAATGCTTTGAAGAGATGAAGAGGACGGGTCTGAAACCAGACAAGGCTGTATACCATTGCCTGATGACATCATTGCTTTCAAGGGCAACAGTAGCTGAAGGATATATTTACTCGGGAATTCTGTCTCTTTGTGAAGAGATGATCCAATCTGGCCTGACTATTGATATGGGGACTGCGGTTCATTGGTCCAAATGCTTGTGCAAAATTGAAAGGTCAGGTGGAGAGATCACACAAGCCTTGCAGAAGACATTCCCTCCTGATTGGAACTCCCATAATACCCTTAATTCGAATTCCAATTTGGGAAATGATGATCTGAGAAACAATATAAGCGacgaggatgatgatgatgatgaaggtGAGGAATGCTATAATACTGAAAGTGATGATGAAACTGTTGAGCTTGATGGGAATCCTAGTTTTGGTCAAAGGCCATGGTTTAAGTAAACAAGTGATGAGCTTCTTCTTATCATTGTTCAAAAACTTTTGGATAAAATAGTTGATTACTTCatgtattcatttatttatgCAAGAATGACCAGATTGTGCTCTGAATCTAAACTGTTGGAGCTCGATTATGTTATTCTGAGTCTGGAATTGATTCGACCCATTTATTATGTTGTCTTAACtgtaatatatattgatgaaaagaattaaaattacaaaaacatgCCACACTATACAATTCAAAACTCttgatttttcttctttagAACTCTTAGCAATAGcattttatctatattttttttataggacTATTAGAATTATGACTTCATTTAAATggttgcatttttttttaatgtttttattagaattgaatatcataatttcaaattcattaagGTTTTCTAGGCCAATCAAAATGAAGGATCTCATTATTGTCACTAATTCTCCTGCATGCACATTTCATTCTCTcatccctatatatatatatattatattttgggGGTAAATAAAAAACTATGTATTTTGAATACCAAttgatgttttttatttcacataactcaaaataaagttattaatatatatctatattatttactattaaatttaaaactaaatcttGAACCTGATATTTTGTCCCCAAACAAACATGTGTCTAGAATCTTCTGATTGTAATAGGAGGGAACTTGTATGTTGCTTGTCTGTCTTCATAATTGGAAGTTTGGTACATCTTCACATACAGCCCAACCAACATGCATCtcaacaattaatttaattactctattattgttatcatttcaatattattttaacattatattacTTTCTATTTAAACCCTTATTTGTTGAAGAGGTAATTGTATTGTCTTATTTGTGTGAGTCACTAGTAGAAAGTATTATATTTgtttcaataatattaatttgttttagcTTAGCTTAAGTTGATAAAATAagctttaatttaaattataaattaaagataaaaagaaaGATTATGATTTGGATATTGTAAATTTGATCCAAAACTGGATTAAAATTCAGATTATCCAATTATAGACCATCGAGCATGAAGAGAATAATATACAACTTTTCAAACCAAATTTTGgatggtttattttatttacttcgtTGGATTGAGTTCCCTCAAAACACTTATGTTATAGATATTTTGATTTGTTCAATTTTTACTAAAATggttttaggttgaattgaGACAATTACTATAGGGTTGTTATaactttgtaaattaaaaatattcacattcactacaaaaaaaaaaaagaaaaaaagaaagaataccATCATATACAATTATACATGcatataaattgtattttaagATAGAAGAAGGGAATATAATTAATACACCAACAATCACCAAACAATGATTCTTCCCAACACAACACATCCTTATCATTAGAAACACAATGAATTTCTAAATGTCATCTTTCATTATTTCAAcctattttatctatttatgtTGTTAATTAACCAACACAAATAAGATGGCTACATTAAAATACCCCAATATTATTATATTCCCTATTACAAGCCAATGAAACAATGGTTATAAAGAAGATGGATCTATCCCCCATCCAATTCAATCCTCTTTCTCTCTAGAAACTAGACACACACAAAATACTGTTTTCAACACAAATGGGGAAGAAGATGAAGCTACCATTTCTCTGCAAGAACGAAGAACCATTAATTACTCATCAGCAGCCATTGCAATTGTCTTCATGCATGCAACCAAATAGTCTTATTTTTCAAGAAGAAAGGGAGATTTACAATGGGGATCATTCAACTGAGTCGATGATCATACGTGGGTTGAAATCAGAGAGGCTGTTCTTCGATCCCAATGGAACTAGATCACTTGTTTGTAAGAGGGAACCAATTATATCGGATCATGAGGGAATTCCATTTGAAAAGATCAGCGTAGCTTTGGCAATGGATTCTGCGGATCCTTATGGGGATTTTAGGAAATCAATGGAGGAGATGGTTGAAATAAATGGATTGAGAGATTGGGAGAGTTTGGAGGAGTTGTTGGGATGGTATTTGAGGATGAACGGGAAGATGCACCATGGTTTTATTGTTGGTGCTTTCGCTGATCTTCTTGTTGGGGTGTCTATGCCGCCATGTTCTGATTCTGCTACCTCTTATTCTTCTTTGTTTTCATCTTCCTCCTCTTCATCTTCGTCGTCTCCTCCCATATCTCCATCTATGAGAGCTAGGAGAAAGAGAGATTTGAGGAAGAAGACcaaaaatataatgtaaaatatagtTTCATATACAATCTAAATATTACACTTTGTAGGATTCATACCTTAATTTAGTGGACTCATGTATGAATATATTAAGCATTAAAAGATTAATGTGattgaaatgttatttttgcTTATTTCAAACTACAATTAAGACATACTCGCATTGCTAAAGACAAAATGAAGATAAAGAATTAATATTGATGAAGAACTAGTGAAACTCGTATACTTTGagtagaagaaaaataattgaagaacaAAAGATATATTTATGAAGTAGATaagaacaataatttattagttaatcAATGAAActgaaattttattaatgaattgattaaattaaatattgttataatcTATTGTAAATATATAGCTTAAATAACTGTTTTTATAGGAGATTCATCTTTAAACGTGAATTAGATTCAGACTTAATGTATTTGAAGATGAATGGTAAGATGAACCATAGTTTTATTAATGGAGCTTTTCTAGGTGGAGTAAATGAAGTTTGTCTCAAACCCACAAGTTTAGCCGTCTCAAATTCTCAATTCACATTCTTAACATTAACCAATGGTTCTCGATATTGACGGATCCAAAAACTAGAGTCTGTGTAGGCTTGAATTTAATGTAATCCCGAATTTCAATCTTAACTCTTCCATTTGGAGAAGTCACTaagaattttattatattggAAGACTTTCATAATAGATTGGTTTGCGATAATTGTCGTGTCAAATATTTGACGAGCCTTGATAAAAGTCATATGATTAGTCGAAATCACCAGTTCAAAACCCCACACAGCATGTTCGCCAAACATTTGGATACAATCTAATAGAACGATGAAATAAGAATAAACGGTCTAACATTCTTTATATCAATGGTTTCGAAAACCTTGCGGATTAGACAAATTAACGTTGAGTTCCAACTTTTATTATTGgaagagaataagaaaaaaaatgctCAAACGCTTTCATTATATTGGATTTAAAGAACGACCACGCCTTTTTGAAAATTTCCAATGTAAAACCTTCTCTTCATGGAGCATTATCACTACCACATCTTGTTATTTCCGCTTTCACTTTCTCAAGTGTGAAATGAGATTCCAAAACACCCTTCTGTTTTCCATTAATACCATCAAAATAGACATCATCCGATTTCGGTCTGACCACGTACGGTTTTTTGAACAAATTCTTATAAAACTGCACGATACTATCCGAAATTACCGATTCACAATTATGAAGAATTCCATGAACCAAAATTTAGTTAATCACATTGTTTCTCACTTGCGTCTTTCATACCCcgtgaaaatattttgaattcttaCCCACTCTCTTAGTCAGATAGCTCTACTACGTTGTCTCACTCCAATCTCCTCTTCCTTACAAAGTTATAAAATGTTACTCaccaaataaatatgataactGATTTCTAAAACCGAAAGATACCGGTTCTATTCCACCCCATCAATCTCATTAGTTTTATTACATAATTCGTCAACCTTTGTACAAAAAATTGCACGTTCCCCCACGTACCAACTTTTTAAGAGAGCTTCCCCAAGTTCGTCAAATTTACAAAAAGTGCCGAACCCGAGGGGTTTCTGATTCCCCCACCACTCTTGCACTCGTGGCAAAAAGTCAACCCTTGCCAATCTCTTATTCTCAAACATGAAGGGACGACATGCCTTAGTCACTTCTCTACACTCAAACAGGATAGGTCGATGATCCAAACAACTCCAAGGAAGGATCTTCTGAAAGATATTTGTCACTCACAAAATATCGATTCATTGATGAGAAATATTTCAATGCGGGACTAGACTAACCCGCCTCTTCCATTACCTCTTCTAAGCGTATACCGCCCTCCTTCCAACGATATATCAACAAACTAGAGATTATCGATAGTCTTAGTGAACTCACTCATGATTATGCTTGCTAGCTAGTCATCTGATCTTAATTTTATGAGATGGATCCCTCACCTCGTTCATATCACCTCTAAAAAATGATTGACAAATCCCATAAACATGACACTCTTAACAATTCATCCTTAGTTGCACGCTAACCAAAAGTCTTTTCACTTCAACATCCAACTTCTTGAATAAATTGTCGTTCCAAGCAACTAAAATTCCACCCGACGCCCCGATAGAGTCACGAGTCTCCCAACCACACAACCTCTAGTTACATATATCCCTAATAATTAATCCACTTATCTCTATGACGGATTTTTGTCTCACAAAAGCAATATATTCGATAAGAGATTTAAGAATGTCACGTTTCACACAATCATTGATCCCGCAAACATTCCATGCAGAACGGATGCATAAGCTGAGGTGGACTTAAGCCCACccctaattttttattatttatatatatatatatgatattatattatatgataatatatataataaaaaacttaaatttcaCCTCTATAACTTCATTTTTTGCAAGCATAATAGTGTGAATTCcctcttaattatattttcttcggctatttttataaatagttattctaatatttattgCATTGTATTCTTActctctaattattttta is part of the Impatiens glandulifera chromosome 1, dImpGla2.1, whole genome shotgun sequence genome and encodes:
- the LOC124939415 gene encoding transcription repressor OFP13-like — translated: MGKKMKLPFLCKNEEPLITHQQPLQLSSCMQPNSLIFQEEREIYNGDHSTESMIIRGLKSERLFFDPNGTRSLVCKREPIISDHEGIPFEKISVALAMDSADPYGDFRKSMEEMVEINGLRDWESLEELLGWYLRMNGKMHHGFIVGAFADLLVGVSMPPCSDSATSYSSLFSSSSSSSSSSPPISPSMRARRKRDLRKKTKNIM
- the LOC124919872 gene encoding pentatricopeptide repeat-containing protein At5g04810, chloroplastic-like encodes the protein MNLSSLSYTSTQKPCLSLFSASILAGKSHNSATSAAVFPLTIYLRSPTSPESDNSTASSSTSSSPFSGNIRRPSTHKPLKNFPSQTPPPNPKSTSNPLRKLANTPITTSTTTAENDKSKNLTSKLWLTSKLSPPPPPSSPLPPQPLQSFHSVGDESSDDNDSSNLEEPRRDEFRQEGKIFVGNLPLWIQKNEIAEYFRQFGPIKNVIVIKAYNDIKRNMGFGFVIFDGSMATKSAMKAVEFDGVEFHGRILTVKLDDGRRLKDRSDDRKRWVYGEEEIEHKSKWHEERDGSRKEFRRVVDTQPENWQAVVKAFERIEKPSRKEFGLMVKYYARRGDMHNARSVFENMRARGIEPTSHVYTSLIHAYAVGRDMEEALACVRKMKQEGIEMTLVTHNILVGGFARIGNIQAAEQWFMEAKQRHTPLNSNIYGSIIYAHCQNCNMDLAEALVREMEEEGIDAHIDIYHTMMDGYTMIGDEDKCLVVFSRLKECGFSPSVISYGCLINHYTKMGKVNKAIEISKAMKSAGIKHNLKTYSMLITGFINLKDWANAFAVFEDVIRDGLKPDTVLYNNIIRAFCWMGNMDRAIRTVEEMERGRHRPTTRTFMPIIHGFSRSGQIKRALEVFNMMRRSGCIPSVHTYNALILGLVEKRQMEKAVKILDEMSLAGIAPDGHTYTTIMHGYASLGDVGKAFEYFTKVKNDGLDLDVYTYEALLKACCKAGRMQSALAVTKEMSSQRIPRNTFIYNILIDGWARRGDVWEASDLMQQMKQEGVQPDVHTYTSMINACCKAGDMLRATEVIAEMEAFGVTPNVKTYTTLIHGWARASLPEKALKCFEEMKRTGLKPDKAVYHCLMTSLLSRATVAEGYIYSGILSLCEEMIQSGLTIDMGTAVHWSKCLCKIERSGGEITQALQKTFPPDWNSHNTLNSNSNLGNDDLRNNISDEDDDDDEGEECYNTESDDETVELDGNPSFGQRPWFK